In the Streptomyces sp. WMMC940 genome, CGGGCGTGGTCACGGCAGCGGCGACGGCCGTTGCCACGGTGCGGCGGAGTGTCACGAGCACCCTTTTCTGGGGTCCGGTGTCTGGTACGGGAGCACGGGCAGCCGCCGCGGTTTCCCTCACGCAGGGCGACTGGTCGGTGGTGATCGTATGACCGCCGCCGGTGCTGCGGAAGCAAGTTGCGCGGGCTGGAGGGCGGCTGACGCTGCCTCATGCCGCGGGTGAATCACTCAAGCCGGACAGTTGCCCTCGATTGGCGGCATTCCCGTGTGAGGCATATCACGAAGGATCGAGGGTCGGGACATCGGTCCGGTGCCGACGGACGCCCGGATCACGGCGCACGGACGGCCGCGGTGTGCCGGGGCTCAACGGCTCGTCAGCCGTGCGGCCGACGCGATCGTCGCGCGGGCCTCACGCTCGGTCAGCCCGGCGCGCACGGCTGCTTCGGTCAGCGCGTCGGCGAGGCTCTCGCCGATGCCGTTCTCGTACGCCCGGCAGGCGGCCCAGAACAGCCGGGTGTTGCGTTGCCCCTCGTGGGCGGCGAGCACGAAGTGGATCAGGCCCTGGCCGTGCGGGGCCCGGGCGGGCGCGGGGCGGTGGGTGGCCGCGGGGGGTGCGATCAGCTTCAGCAGGGCGTCGGGGCACGGGGCGGGCGGCAGCTCGGCCGAGCCCGGTGCGAGCCGGTACGCGCCGTGCGCCGACACCGATCCCGGGCCGACGAGGTAGCCGCCGGCGCCGCGGATGTCGATCCCGGGGGCGAGGCGGCTCGCCGAGTTCGGCACCACCACGTCGGACGGGCCGGTCAGCCACAGGTGGCGGCCGCCGCTCGGGGTGATGACGGTGACCGTCTCCGGGATCGTGAACAGATGCCGGAGCGCCAGCTGCCGCAGGGCCGCTGCCGAGTCCGTGGCGCCGGTGGCGGCCGTCCTGGTGTCCAGGTCGACACCGATCAGGTGGTGCGGCGGGCGTCCGCAGGCGATGCCGTACCCGGTGGCCCAGGGCGCGGCGGAGAAGAGGGCGCGGACGGCGGCGGGGTCGGCCGTCGCGTCGTGCACGCCGTGCCCGGGCAGGCCGCACTCGCCCCGGCAGTGGGCCGGCTCCGGGTCCAGGCGGTGCGGTGACGGCAGGGCGGGGAGCTTCGTGGGGGACAGGGGGATCACGGGGAGCCCGCGCTCGGCGGCGGAGAGGGCGTGGGCGAGGGCCAGGGTGGCGGTGTGCCGGTCGGTGGTGGCCATGGCTCCATGTTCGTACGAATGTTCGAGTAAGGGAAGGGGAGGGGATTGGCCGAAAATGTGCCGTAACGCTTCTCCCCCCGGCATCGGCGGACCTGGCCCTGCTCGGGCGGCTGAGCTGCGAGGTCCGCGGCCGGGTGGGGGTTTATCGACATGTCCTCACGCTTGAGGGCGAATCACCGCCTCCGGGGTGGTTCGCCGGAGGCCCGCTGGGCAACTCTGGATGCGCGACGTCGTGAAGATCGACCGGTGCGGTCGGCCAACCGCTCCGTTTCCAGCCGTAGTTCCGCACGTTTCGGTGCGCCGCTGTCCGGTGCACTTCCAATGCTTCGGAGGAATCGACATGGCAAGCATCCGTACCGTCCGCACCCTGGCCGCCGTCGCCGCGCTGCCCTTGGCCGCCGCCCTCTTCGCCGGTGTGGCGCACGCCGACAACGGGGCCTTCGCGGGCGACGGATCGAACGCCGCCGTGGCCACCGTCAGTGGCAGTGGCGTGGGGGGCCACAACCTCGGCAACTCGACGACCACCCAGCAGGTGGCCACCGGTGCCGGTGCGTCCAACCAGAACAACACGGCCTCCGTGAACGGCTCGGCCTTCACCGCGATCGACCAGTCGAACGAGAACATCGCGATCACCTTCCTGCCGCTCTGGTAGGAGCGCCGCCCGGGGAGGGGTGAGCGGGGGCGGACGACGGTCTGCGCGGCGGTGCTCCGGTACCGGCGTGCGGACCGTTCGCCGTTGCGGGGTGGGACGGGGTCGTGTTGCCGCGTGTGCGCCCGAGGGTCGCGACGGGTGGTCCGGGACGGCTGAGGCGGTGCTCGTCTCCTTGACAGGACAAGCAATCTGACGGACAGTCAGAAACCTTGCGCCTGCGCCGTACTCCACCCCGTGCCACCCGGGAGGCCGCCGTCGTGCATCTCGCCCCGACAGAGCGCCAGCAGCGGCTGCGCGCCGAACTCCGCTCGTACTTCCGTGCCCTCATGCCGGACGGTCCCCCGGCCGCGGACGACCACGCCGAGCAGCGCAGGCTGCTCGGACGTATCGGTACCGACGGACTCCTCGGCCTCGGGTGGCCCGTCGAGTACGGAGGGCAGGGCCGGGGTGCGGACGAGCAGTTCGTCTTCTTCGACGAGGCGTACCGCGCGGGCGCGCCCGTCTCCATGGTCACGCTGAACACGGTCGGCCCGACGCTGATGACGTACGGGACGGACGAACAGAAGGCGTCCTTCCTGCCCGGGATCCTGCGCGGTCGACTCGTCTTCGCCATCGGCTACAGCGAGCCCGGGGCCGGTACCGACCTCGCGGCGCTGCGCACCAAGGCTGTGCGCGACGGCGGCGACTGGGTCGTCGGCGGTCAGAAGGTCTTCACCTCCAACGCCCAGAACGCCGACTGGATCTGGCTCGCCTGCCGCACCGATTCCGAGGCACCCCGGCACCGGGGCATCTCGGTCGTCATGGTGCCCACCGACGCGCCGGGCTTCTCCTGGACCCCGATCAGGACGGTCGGCGGGCTCACGACGACGGCGACGTACTACGACGGCGTCCGGGTGCCCGCGACGAACCTCGTCGGCGAGGAGAACGGCGGCTGGGGACTGATCACCAGCCAGCTCAACCACGAGCGGGTGGCACTCGCCGCGATCGGCATGCAGGCGGAGGACTTCGCGGCGGCGGCCCTGGAGCGGGCCCGCACGCCCGACCCGGTGACGGGCGTGCGCGCCGTCGACGAGCCCTGGGTGCGTTCGAGGCTGGCCGAAGTGCATGCCCGGCTCGCGGCGACGCGTCTGCTCAGCTGGCGGCTGGTGGGGGACGTGGGGACCGGCCGGCTCGCCCCCGGGGACGCGAGCGGTGTGAAGTTCATGGGCACCGAGTCGGCCGTCGAGGTGTACCGGATGTGCCAGGAGATCACGGGCGAGGCGGGGCTGGTGAGGGCCGGTTCACCGGGCGCCGTGGGGGACGGGGAGCTGGAGCGGATGAACCGTGCGGCACAGATCAACACGTTCGGGGGCGGGGTGAGCGAGGTGCAGCGGGAGATCGTCGCGACGATGCGGCTCGGCATGCGGAGGGGGAAGCGGTGAGCGAGGACGAGCTGTATCCGCTGCTGAAGGCGTACGAGGGGCGCGGCGCCTCGGCCCCCGGCGTCGGCAAGGACCCGGTGAACGCGCCGATGATCAGGCACTGGTGCGAGGCGATGGGCGACCGCAACCCGGCGTACGAGGGACCGGACGCGATCGCTCCGCCGACGATGCTCCAGGCGTGGACGATGGGCGGGCTGTCCGGGCACACCGGCCGCACCGGAGCGCACGACGAGTTGTTCGCACTGCTCGACGGCGCCGGGTTCGCCGCGGTGGTGGCGACCGACTGCGAGCAGGAGTATCTGCGCCCGCTGCGGCCCGGGCACCGGATCACCTACGACTCCGTGATCGAGGCGGTCTCGCCGCGCAAGACGACCAGGCTGGGCGCCGGCTACTTCATCACGACCAGGATGGACGTCCGGGCGGACGGGGAGCTCGCCGGGACGCACCGCTTCCGCATCCTCAAGTATGCGCCGGGGGCCGGGCGGGGAACCCGGCCCCGGCGGCCCCGCCCGGTGGTCAACCGGGACAACGCGGGGTTCTGGGAAGGCGTCGCCCGGCACAGGCTGCTGATCCAGCGCTGCGCCTCGTGCGCGAGGCCGCGCTTCCCGTGGCTGCCGGGTTGCGGGGTGTGCGGCTCCGCGGAGTGGGACGCGGTCGAGGCAGACGGCGCGGGGACGGTCTACTCGTACGTGGTGATGCACCACCCGCGCTTTCCCGCCTTCGGCGGCCCCGACGGCGTGTCCCGGGAGGGACCGGACCCGGACGGGCCCGGTCCGTACGCGGTGGGACTGATCGAACTGGCCGAGGGCGTGCGCATGGTCAGCAATGTGATCGGGGTGCCGTACGACAAGGTGCGCATCGGGATGCCCGTCCGGCTGGAGTTCATGCGGGCCGACGAGGAACTGCAGCTGCCGGTGTTCCGGGCCCTCTCGGAAGGGGCGGGGTGACATGGACTTCACCCCGACCGACGGGCAGGCGGCGGCCCGTGATCTGGCCGCGCGGATCTTCGGAGACCTCTCCACCCCGGAACGGCTCGCCGCGGCCGGGGCGGGGACGGACGCCGAGCTGTGGAAGGCCCTGGGCGAGGCCGGGCTCGTCGCGGCGGTGGAGGACGTCGGACTGCTCGGTCTGGTCCTGCTGCTGGAGGAGCAGGGCCGCACGACCGCGCAGGTGCCGTTCGCGGTGAGCTGTGTCTACGGCCAGCTGGCCCTGGGCCGGCACGGCACGGAGGAGCAGCGGGCACGCCTGCTGCCGGCGTTCGGGGACGGCTCGGCCGTGGCGACCGGCGCCTTTCCTGGTGGAGGCGCGATACGGGCCGACGCCCTGCTCGACGGGGGGGCGGTGCGGTCCGGTGGCGACGGCCGGCTGACCGGGACGACGGGGTGGGTGCCGTGGCTGCGGGACGCCACGCACGTCCTGGTGCCGGACGCGGACCGCAGCCTCTGGCTGGTGCGGGTGGCGGACGCGGCGACCGTCCCGGTGGAGACGACCGCCCCCTGGGCCGCGGCCGTGCTCCGGCTGGACGGCACACCCGCCGAACGGATCGGGAGCGGCGGGGCGTACCGGGATGTGCTCGCCGCCGCCAGAGTCGCCTTCGCCGGTCTCCAGGCCGGGGTGTGCGCGGGTTCGCTCGCCCGGGCCGTCGCCCACACCTCCGTGCGGGAGCAGTTCGGGCGCCCGCTCTCCACCCGGCAGGCGGTCCAGCTCCGGGCGGCCGACGCCCATATGGACACGGAGGCGATCCGGGTCACCGCGTACGAGGCGGCATGGCGGTTCGACGAAGGACTGTCCTGCGCCACCCAGGCGCTCACGGCGGGGTGGTGGGCGTCCGAGGCCGGACGACGGGTCGTCCACACCGGTCAGCATCTGCACGGCGGTGTCGGCGCCGATCTGGGCCACCCCGTCCACCGGCACTTCCTCTGGGGTCGCCAGATCGACGCCCATCTGGGCTGCGGCGCCCGGCTGCTGGACGAGCTCGGCGCGTTGCTGGCCGGTCGGGAGCGGGTGGAGCGCGAGGCGCGCGAGCAACCGGCGGCACACGAGGAGAAGGAGGCGACGGCATGAGCGCGAGCGGTACCGCGGCCCGCGGCCCGCGTGCGGGCGACGAACTGCCCCCGCTGGCCGTTCCGATCACCCGCACGCTGATCGTCGCGGGGGCCATCGCCTCCCGGGACTACCAGGACGTGCACCATGACGCGGAGCTCGCCCGGGAGAAGGGCGCGCCGGACATCTTCATGAACATCCTGACGACCAACGGCCTCGTCGGGCGGTACATCACGGACCGCTTCGGACCGGAGGCCGTGCTGCGGAAAGTGGTGATACGCCTCGGTGCGCCCAACCACCCGGGCGACACGATGACGTTGACCGGGACGGTCACCGAGGTCGACGGGGACACGGCCGTGGTGCGGGTGG is a window encoding:
- a CDS encoding bifunctional DNA primase/polymerase, which codes for MATTDRHTATLALAHALSAAERGLPVIPLSPTKLPALPSPHRLDPEPAHCRGECGLPGHGVHDATADPAAVRALFSAAPWATGYGIACGRPPHHLIGVDLDTRTAATGATDSAAALRQLALRHLFTIPETVTVITPSGGRHLWLTGPSDVVVPNSASRLAPGIDIRGAGGYLVGPGSVSAHGAYRLAPGSAELPPAPCPDALLKLIAPPAATHRPAPARAPHGQGLIHFVLAAHEGQRNTRLFWAACRAYENGIGESLADALTEAAVRAGLTEREARATIASAARLTSR
- a CDS encoding bifunctional MaoC family dehydratase N-terminal/OB-fold nucleic acid binding domain-containing protein gives rise to the protein MSEDELYPLLKAYEGRGASAPGVGKDPVNAPMIRHWCEAMGDRNPAYEGPDAIAPPTMLQAWTMGGLSGHTGRTGAHDELFALLDGAGFAAVVATDCEQEYLRPLRPGHRITYDSVIEAVSPRKTTRLGAGYFITTRMDVRADGELAGTHRFRILKYAPGAGRGTRPRRPRPVVNRDNAGFWEGVARHRLLIQRCASCARPRFPWLPGCGVCGSAEWDAVEADGAGTVYSYVVMHHPRFPAFGGPDGVSREGPDPDGPGPYAVGLIELAEGVRMVSNVIGVPYDKVRIGMPVRLEFMRADEELQLPVFRALSEGAG
- a CDS encoding MaoC family dehydratase; translation: MSASGTAARGPRAGDELPPLAVPITRTLIVAGAIASRDYQDVHHDAELAREKGAPDIFMNILTTNGLVGRYITDRFGPEAVLRKVVIRLGAPNHPGDTMTLTGTVTEVDGDTAVVRVVGSNGLGHHVTGTVTVGLPGEEAE
- a CDS encoding acyl-CoA dehydrogenase family protein, yielding MHLAPTERQQRLRAELRSYFRALMPDGPPAADDHAEQRRLLGRIGTDGLLGLGWPVEYGGQGRGADEQFVFFDEAYRAGAPVSMVTLNTVGPTLMTYGTDEQKASFLPGILRGRLVFAIGYSEPGAGTDLAALRTKAVRDGGDWVVGGQKVFTSNAQNADWIWLACRTDSEAPRHRGISVVMVPTDAPGFSWTPIRTVGGLTTTATYYDGVRVPATNLVGEENGGWGLITSQLNHERVALAAIGMQAEDFAAAALERARTPDPVTGVRAVDEPWVRSRLAEVHARLAATRLLSWRLVGDVGTGRLAPGDASGVKFMGTESAVEVYRMCQEITGEAGLVRAGSPGAVGDGELERMNRAAQINTFGGGVSEVQREIVATMRLGMRRGKR
- a CDS encoding acyl-CoA dehydrogenase family protein, translating into MDFTPTDGQAAARDLAARIFGDLSTPERLAAAGAGTDAELWKALGEAGLVAAVEDVGLLGLVLLLEEQGRTTAQVPFAVSCVYGQLALGRHGTEEQRARLLPAFGDGSAVATGAFPGGGAIRADALLDGGAVRSGGDGRLTGTTGWVPWLRDATHVLVPDADRSLWLVRVADAATVPVETTAPWAAAVLRLDGTPAERIGSGGAYRDVLAAARVAFAGLQAGVCAGSLARAVAHTSVREQFGRPLSTRQAVQLRAADAHMDTEAIRVTAYEAAWRFDEGLSCATQALTAGWWASEAGRRVVHTGQHLHGGVGADLGHPVHRHFLWGRQIDAHLGCGARLLDELGALLAGRERVEREAREQPAAHEEKEATA